From the genome of Bosea sp. Tri-49, one region includes:
- a CDS encoding methyltransferase family protein — protein sequence MSGMEIASYLMAVVYVVSFLAMSAILAKEAGRLVWLFGKGKEKQRLPALLFRLAFAGAVLWPLWLAAFGNPVKGDPLAAALDGPWFDVLGHLLVVIGACIALLSQRYMGASWRIGAAEGEQGAIVDSGPFAISRNPVFVGQALLFIGLFIVLPSLVQAALTLALLIAIRLQVAIEERVLAASLGRPYLAYKTRVRRWLGVSGRAVGEVA from the coding sequence ATGTCCGGCATGGAGATCGCCAGCTATCTGATGGCCGTCGTTTACGTCGTCAGCTTCCTCGCCATGTCGGCGATCCTGGCGAAGGAGGCAGGCCGTCTGGTCTGGCTGTTCGGCAAGGGCAAGGAGAAGCAGAGGCTGCCGGCGCTGCTCTTCCGCCTCGCCTTCGCCGGCGCCGTGCTCTGGCCGCTCTGGCTCGCCGCCTTCGGCAATCCCGTGAAAGGCGATCCGCTGGCTGCCGCCCTCGACGGCCCCTGGTTCGATGTCCTTGGCCATCTCCTCGTCGTCATCGGCGCCTGCATCGCGCTGTTGTCGCAGCGCTATATGGGTGCCTCCTGGCGCATCGGCGCGGCCGAGGGCGAGCAGGGCGCGATCGTCGACAGCGGACCTTTCGCGATCTCGCGCAACCCGGTCTTTGTCGGCCAGGCCCTGCTCTTCATCGGCCTTTTCATCGTCCTCCCGAGCCTGGTGCAGGCGGCGCTGACATTGGCGCTGCTGATTGCGATCAGGCTGCAGGTCGCGATCGAGGAGCGCGTGCTCGCCGCCTCGCTCGGCCGGCCCTATCTCGCTTACAAGACCCGTGTCCGGCGCTGGCTCGGCGTCAGCGGCC